A stretch of Bacillus pseudomycoides DNA encodes these proteins:
- a CDS encoding hydrolase produces MDNKKTYYISVGNGQISQVKTADTYSFEIQANDEEIIQLREYFDQAYREDLGSFVRSHVPYVEYHHDSNNDRYDAELQKAYKMIYDLGNHETKELVAQMGIINGL; encoded by the coding sequence ATGGATAATAAGAAAACTTACTATATATCAGTAGGAAATGGACAGATTTCGCAGGTGAAAACAGCAGATACATATAGCTTTGAAATCCAGGCAAATGATGAGGAAATTATTCAACTGCGGGAATACTTCGATCAAGCATATCGTGAAGATCTTGGCTCTTTTGTGCGTTCTCACGTTCCGTATGTTGAGTATCATCATGATTCGAATAATGATCGGTATGATGCTGAGCTGCAGAAAGCCTATAAGATGATTTATGATTTAGGGAATCATGAAACGAAGGAATTAGTCGCGCAAATGGGAATAATCAATGGATTATAG
- the ytzI gene encoding YtzI protein, whose protein sequence is MIKILIIGVIIVLIVLALSVLTINKGYSYKHSVNKPEDNPYLTNKKEDQ, encoded by the coding sequence GTGATTAAAATATTAATTATTGGGGTCATTATTGTACTTATTGTCTTAGCTCTCTCTGTACTGACAATTAATAAAGGTTATTCATATAAACATTCGGTTAATAAACCAGAGGACAACCCTTATCTAACAAATAAAAAAGAGGATCAATAA
- a CDS encoding DUF3953 domain-containing protein, protein MLRILRLLTAFIVVIVSLYSLFTQNDAFLTLSQFFLGALMFIIAIEQIQKKDPGTGLTCMVAGIFVWAFLAVKYVM, encoded by the coding sequence ATGCTTCGTATACTCCGCCTCCTCACTGCTTTCATTGTTGTTATCGTATCCTTGTATAGTCTATTTACACAAAATGATGCATTTCTTACCCTTTCACAATTTTTCTTAGGAGCCTTAATGTTTATAATTGCGATTGAACAAATACAAAAGAAAGATCCAGGCACTGGTTTGACGTGTATGGTCGCAGGAATTTTCGTGTGGGCTTTTCTTGCAGTAAAGTATGTGATGTAA
- a CDS encoding DUF3953 domain-containing protein produces MLKIVRITFALIALALAIYSFITDNRGIMPYMFIALGLMSFTMSIEELREQKKASGTICFLIGALVLFIALSELLR; encoded by the coding sequence ATGCTGAAAATTGTTCGGATTACATTTGCACTCATTGCACTAGCTTTAGCTATCTATAGTTTTATCACAGATAACAGAGGTATTATGCCCTATATGTTTATTGCTTTAGGCCTAATGTCTTTCACTATGAGCATTGAGGAATTGCGTGAACAAAAGAAAGCAAGCGGAACAATCTGTTTTCTAATTGGAGCTCTTGTTTTATTCATTGCCCTATCAGAATTACTCCGCTAA
- a CDS encoding DUF3953 domain-containing protein has translation MLTGLRIFFGLLTIVLGVYYYSTKTDVLPYIQLSLACMFSIMGISEMKANRKTLGVASFLVSGFIFFIVISILLK, from the coding sequence ATGCTAACTGGATTACGTATTTTTTTCGGACTGCTTACAATTGTTCTCGGGGTATATTACTATTCTACTAAAACCGATGTACTTCCTTATATACAACTCTCACTCGCTTGTATGTTCAGTATCATGGGCATTTCTGAAATGAAAGCGAATAGAAAAACATTAGGGGTTGCTTCTTTTTTGGTTTCTGGTTTTATCTTCTTTATTGTAATCTCAATACTTTTAAAATGA
- a CDS encoding LacI family DNA-binding transcriptional regulator: protein MATIKDIAEKAGVSIATVSRVLNNDPLLSVSDGTKKRIFEAAEEFSYKRRTNRKKELPKIALVHWYTEEEELNDLYYMSIRLGIEKRCEQQGLKIVKLFHSQMEELMQENIQGMIAIGKFSEREIGLFETITKNIVFVDYSPNEEIFDTVVVDFEKVTMKVIDHLIEKGHQKIGYIGGRETFKDQTSEIKDPRERAFIKYIKEKELFYENYIYMGQFSVNDGYLLMKQAIEELQNQLPTAFFVGNDAMAIGCLRALNEYGIAVPERVNIIGVNDLSISQYLSPALSTVKVYTGLMGETAVDLLMERFSGRNVAKKVILSTKLNIRKSSF, encoded by the coding sequence ATGGCAACGATTAAAGATATAGCAGAGAAGGCAGGCGTATCCATCGCTACTGTTTCTCGGGTGTTAAATAATGATCCATTGCTTTCTGTCAGTGATGGAACGAAGAAGAGGATATTTGAGGCAGCAGAGGAGTTTTCTTATAAGAGGCGTACAAATCGTAAAAAAGAATTACCGAAAATCGCTTTGGTTCATTGGTATACAGAAGAAGAAGAGCTTAACGATTTATATTATATGTCCATTCGTTTAGGAATAGAAAAAAGATGTGAACAGCAAGGTTTGAAAATTGTAAAACTTTTTCATAGCCAAATGGAAGAGTTGATGCAAGAAAACATTCAAGGCATGATTGCAATAGGGAAGTTTAGTGAACGAGAAATAGGTTTATTTGAAACGATAACAAAAAACATTGTATTTGTAGATTATTCTCCAAATGAAGAGATTTTTGATACGGTTGTGGTAGATTTTGAAAAGGTAACAATGAAGGTGATTGATCATTTAATAGAAAAGGGACATCAAAAGATTGGATACATAGGAGGCCGAGAAACATTTAAAGATCAGACTTCCGAAATTAAAGATCCAAGGGAACGTGCCTTTATAAAATATATAAAGGAAAAAGAATTATTTTATGAAAATTATATATACATGGGTCAGTTTTCAGTAAACGATGGTTATTTATTAATGAAGCAGGCGATAGAAGAGCTACAGAATCAGTTACCGACGGCTTTTTTTGTTGGAAATGATGCGATGGCAATCGGATGTCTAAGGGCATTAAATGAGTATGGAATTGCTGTTCCAGAAAGAGTAAATATAATTGGTGTAAATGATCTCAGTATTTCTCAGTATCTTTCTCCAGCGCTCAGTACAGTGAAAGTATATACAGGACTTATGGGAGAAACGGCAGTGGATTTATTAATGGAACGATTTTCAGGACGGAATGTAGCTAAAAAGGTAATTTTGTCAACGAAATTAAACATTAGGAAAAGTAGTTTTTAG
- a CDS encoding aldose epimerase family protein has protein sequence MKVFQNVFGKVNGEDVYAYTLKNDKDIEVTCLNYGCVITKIITPDRKGNYENIVLGFEELENYERYSPYFGAVVGRVAGRIKGAQFELDGNAYTLVKNDQDNHLHGGLKGFSYIVWDTKIIENEKETGIEFTYTSPNGEEGYPGTVHIKVIYTLNNANEFLIRYEAQSDKTTILNVTNHTYFNLSGNLKRDVLQHTLKMNSDQFLELNEQLLPTGEILDVIDTPFDFRAGRKIKEGVYSRYYQNELVGKGYDHPFLLNSNYDQEIILWDEDSGRKLVVETDEVGVVLYTGNQLQDDFKIYGVQSRQYLGLCLETQGLPDAIHHPNFPSYILNKNQLFSSSTKYTFRVE, from the coding sequence ATGAAAGTCTTTCAAAATGTATTTGGTAAAGTAAATGGAGAGGATGTGTACGCCTATACATTAAAAAATGACAAGGATATAGAAGTTACGTGTTTAAATTACGGTTGTGTGATTACAAAAATCATTACTCCTGATAGGAAAGGAAATTATGAAAATATCGTTTTAGGTTTTGAAGAATTAGAAAACTATGAGAGATATTCTCCATACTTTGGGGCAGTTGTAGGAAGAGTGGCTGGTAGAATCAAAGGTGCTCAATTTGAGTTGGATGGCAACGCATATACGCTAGTAAAAAACGATCAAGACAATCATCTCCATGGTGGTTTAAAAGGATTTAGTTATATCGTTTGGGATACTAAAATAATAGAAAATGAGAAGGAAACTGGAATTGAATTTACTTATACTAGCCCTAACGGAGAAGAAGGATATCCAGGAACTGTACATATAAAAGTGATCTATACATTAAATAACGCGAATGAATTTTTGATTCGTTATGAAGCGCAGTCAGATAAAACGACCATATTAAACGTAACGAATCATACGTATTTTAACTTAAGTGGTAATTTAAAACGAGATGTTTTACAGCATACTTTAAAAATGAATAGTGATCAATTTCTAGAATTAAATGAGCAATTATTACCAACGGGTGAAATATTGGATGTAATAGATACGCCTTTTGATTTCCGAGCAGGAAGGAAAATAAAAGAGGGAGTATATTCTCGCTATTATCAAAATGAATTAGTAGGAAAAGGATATGATCATCCTTTTCTTTTGAATAGCAACTACGATCAGGAAATTATACTATGGGATGAAGATAGTGGTCGTAAATTAGTAGTGGAAACGGATGAAGTTGGGGTAGTTTTGTATACAGGTAACCAGTTACAAGATGATTTTAAAATATATGGAGTACAATCTAGGCAGTATTTAGGTCTTTGTCTAGAAACGCAAGGATTGCCTGATGCCATTCATCATCCGAATTTTCCTTCTTATATTTTAAATAAAAATCAATTATTCTCCTCTTCAACGAAATATACGTTTCGGGTTGAATAA
- the galT gene encoding UDP-glucose--hexose-1-phosphate uridylyltransferase, producing the protein MNVYQVIEQLIKRACSLRFIEREDGIYIRNQILHLLHLERFEMQESKVKEKEITDLLEDLVRYASKQGIIDGYSHHREILASQIMNCFMSKPSTINQCFYQHYECHPEHATDYFYELSRISNYIQTKRIQKNISYKANTEYGELDITINVSKPEKDPKEIVNENVIQNTDYPQCLLCIENEGYVGRIGHPARSNHRMIRMELLGERWYLQYSPYVYYNEHCIVLAETHRNMEINRQAFGRLLSFVKRFPHYFLGSNADLPTVGGSILSHDHYQGGKYEFAMAKAVDDYAFKLDRFPGVQCSVVKWPMSVIRLKGKDSNLLVDVADYILEKWKQYSDASVHIYAHTDGVSHNTITPIARKRNEQYELDLVLRNNRTSEKYPLGIFHPHQDVQHIKKENIGLIEVMGLAVLPARLKLELQEVERYILYNDNCVAEYHKRWAEQLRERYKKEANEENIHHIVQKELAAKFLRALEDAGVFKRNDEGIAAFKRFIQSLEERKIGI; encoded by the coding sequence ATGAATGTTTATCAAGTCATTGAGCAACTTATAAAACGGGCATGTTCACTTCGGTTTATCGAAAGAGAAGATGGAATTTATATAAGAAATCAAATTCTTCACCTTCTTCATTTAGAACGTTTTGAAATGCAAGAAAGTAAAGTGAAAGAAAAAGAAATAACAGATTTACTAGAAGATTTGGTTCGGTATGCGAGTAAACAAGGAATTATAGATGGTTATTCTCATCATAGAGAAATATTGGCGAGTCAAATTATGAACTGCTTCATGTCAAAACCATCGACTATTAATCAATGTTTCTATCAACATTATGAGTGCCATCCGGAACATGCAACGGATTATTTTTATGAATTAAGTCGAATAAGCAACTATATTCAAACGAAGCGTATTCAAAAAAATATTAGTTATAAAGCGAATACAGAGTATGGAGAATTAGACATTACGATTAATGTATCTAAACCGGAAAAAGATCCAAAAGAAATTGTAAACGAAAACGTAATACAAAATACGGATTATCCGCAATGTTTGCTTTGTATTGAAAATGAAGGATATGTGGGCAGAATTGGCCATCCGGCACGTTCTAATCATAGAATGATTCGAATGGAATTATTAGGAGAGCGATGGTACTTACAATATTCGCCTTATGTGTACTATAACGAACATTGCATTGTACTAGCAGAAACGCATCGGAATATGGAAATAAATCGCCAAGCTTTCGGAAGGTTACTTTCTTTTGTGAAACGATTTCCTCATTATTTTCTTGGCTCCAATGCTGATTTACCTACTGTAGGCGGGTCTATTTTATCACATGATCATTATCAAGGTGGTAAATATGAATTTGCAATGGCAAAAGCAGTAGATGATTATGCATTTAAATTGGATAGATTTCCAGGGGTTCAATGTTCAGTAGTGAAATGGCCCATGTCTGTTATTCGCTTAAAAGGTAAGGATTCTAATTTATTAGTAGATGTGGCTGATTACATTTTGGAAAAATGGAAGCAATATAGCGATGCATCTGTTCATATTTACGCACATACAGACGGTGTGTCACATAATACGATTACGCCTATTGCTCGCAAGCGAAACGAACAGTATGAGTTAGACCTCGTATTACGAAATAATCGTACAAGTGAGAAGTATCCCCTTGGTATTTTTCATCCGCATCAGGATGTACAACATATTAAGAAGGAAAACATCGGTTTAATTGAAGTGATGGGATTAGCTGTACTTCCAGCAAGGCTAAAATTAGAACTACAAGAGGTAGAACGATATATATTGTATAACGACAATTGTGTAGCGGAATATCACAAACGATGGGCAGAACAACTGAGAGAGCGGTATAAAAAGGAAGCGAATGAAGAGAATATTCACCATATTGTTCAAAAAGAGTTAGCGGCTAAATTTTTAAGGGCATTAGAAGATGCTGGGGTTTTCAAACGAAACGATGAAGGAATAGCTGCATTTAAACGTTTTATACAAAGTTTAGAGGAGCGGAAGATAGGGATATGA
- a CDS encoding galactokinase, whose translation MIHNQLMENFKKIFHQEEYRTFFAPGRINLIGEHTDYNGGNVFPCAITFGTYALASKRDDALICAYSLNFPEKGVISFSLHDLDYKQEHDWANYPKGMIRYLIEAGYSIDSGINIMFYGNIPNGAGLSSSASIELVTGVTVEGLFQFELDRIELVEIGKKVENYFIGVNSGIMDQFAIGMGKARYGMLLNCQTMNFTYAPLQLDNYNIIIMNTNKRRELTASKYNERRMECEKALANLQEVIDISSLGELTEKMFEQYKHVIKEDSLRKRAKHVVYENCRTLQSVKELKENNIKEFGRLMNESHCSLRDDYEVTGQELDTLVESAWKQEGIIGARMTGAGFGGCAIAIVGKECTDQFICNVGQKYREIIGYEATFYVADIGDGARELQKEAMQ comes from the coding sequence ATGATACATAACCAGTTAATGGAGAACTTTAAGAAAATATTTCATCAAGAGGAATATCGTACTTTCTTTGCGCCTGGTCGGATTAATTTGATTGGAGAACATACTGATTATAACGGAGGAAATGTGTTTCCGTGTGCCATTACTTTCGGTACTTATGCGTTAGCAAGTAAACGAGATGATGCTTTAATATGTGCCTATTCATTGAACTTCCCCGAAAAGGGTGTTATTTCATTTTCTTTACACGATTTAGATTATAAGCAAGAACATGATTGGGCGAATTATCCAAAAGGTATGATTCGTTATCTCATAGAAGCTGGATATAGCATTGATTCAGGAATTAACATTATGTTTTATGGAAATATTCCAAATGGTGCGGGATTGTCATCATCTGCCTCTATTGAGCTTGTAACAGGGGTAACGGTGGAAGGATTATTTCAATTCGAATTAGATCGTATAGAATTAGTTGAAATTGGTAAAAAAGTGGAGAATTATTTTATCGGTGTAAATAGTGGCATTATGGATCAATTTGCTATTGGGATGGGAAAAGCAAGATATGGGATGTTGTTGAATTGTCAAACAATGAATTTTACGTATGCGCCACTGCAGTTAGATAACTACAATATTATTATTATGAATACGAACAAGCGTCGAGAGCTTACTGCTTCTAAATATAATGAGAGAAGAATGGAATGCGAAAAGGCACTTGCAAATTTGCAAGAGGTAATTGATATAAGCTCCTTAGGAGAACTAACTGAAAAAATGTTTGAACAATATAAACATGTAATTAAGGAAGATAGCTTAAGAAAACGGGCTAAACATGTTGTGTATGAAAACTGCCGAACATTGCAATCTGTAAAAGAGTTAAAAGAAAATAATATAAAAGAATTTGGAAGACTGATGAATGAATCTCATTGTTCTTTACGTGATGATTATGAAGTGACAGGGCAAGAACTAGATACATTGGTTGAATCAGCTTGGAAACAAGAAGGGATTATAGGAGCACGTATGACAGGCGCGGGATTTGGTGGTTGTGCGATTGCAATCGTTGGGAAAGAGTGTACGGATCAATTTATTTGTAACGTTGGACAAAAGTATAGAGAAATCATCGGTTACGAAGCGACATTTTATGTTGCCGATATTGGAGATGGGGCACGAGAGTTACAGAAAGAGGCAATGCAATAA
- a CDS encoding aldehyde dehydrogenase family protein produces the protein MLTTGQNLKPKVQAFLDGKKELFIDGKFVPAVSGKTFDVWNPATEEVLAVVSEAGEEDVNLAVKAARKAFEEGAWSKISAAERAHLIYKLADLIDENKEELAQLEALDNGKPYKQAFEDDIAGTVDHFRYYAGWATKILGQTIPISPEYLNYTRHEPIGVVGQIIPWNFPLLMAAWKLGAALATGCTIVLKPAEQTPLSLLYTAQLFKEAGFPDGVVNFVPGFGGGAGEAIVNHPDIDKVAFTGSTVIGKGIMRKAAETTKHVTLELGGKSPNIILEDADLSKAIPGAFNGIMYNHGQNCSAGSRVFVHRKHYETVVSELGAMANEVKLGHGLDPETEMGPLVSKKQQEHVLGYIKSGIEEGAKLVAGGVKEFEKGYFVAPTVFADVTDNMKIAQEEIFGPVVSVFPFDEIEEVIERANNTPYGLAAGVWTENVKTAHQVANQLKAGTVWINSYNLENAASPFGGYKQSGIGREMGSYALDNYTEVKSIWVSLE, from the coding sequence ATGCTAACGACAGGACAAAACTTAAAGCCGAAAGTTCAAGCATTTTTGGACGGAAAAAAGGAATTATTCATCGATGGAAAATTTGTTCCAGCAGTGAGTGGAAAAACATTTGACGTTTGGAATCCAGCGACAGAGGAAGTGCTTGCTGTCGTAAGTGAGGCCGGGGAAGAAGATGTGAATCTTGCAGTGAAAGCTGCACGCAAAGCGTTTGAAGAAGGAGCATGGTCAAAAATAAGTGCAGCAGAACGAGCGCACTTGATTTACAAGCTTGCAGATTTAATCGATGAGAATAAAGAAGAATTAGCACAGCTTGAGGCACTAGACAATGGGAAACCTTATAAGCAAGCATTCGAAGATGATATTGCAGGGACCGTTGATCATTTCCGTTATTATGCGGGGTGGGCGACAAAGATTCTTGGGCAAACAATCCCAATTTCACCGGAATATTTAAACTATACACGCCATGAACCGATTGGCGTTGTCGGGCAAATTATTCCGTGGAACTTTCCATTATTAATGGCTGCTTGGAAGCTAGGGGCAGCACTTGCAACAGGATGCACAATTGTTTTGAAGCCAGCAGAGCAAACACCGCTCTCTCTTCTATATACAGCGCAGTTATTTAAAGAAGCTGGATTCCCAGATGGTGTAGTCAATTTTGTTCCTGGGTTTGGCGGAGGTGCTGGTGAAGCAATTGTGAATCATCCGGATATCGATAAAGTTGCTTTTACAGGATCAACTGTTATTGGAAAAGGGATTATGCGTAAAGCAGCAGAAACAACAAAGCACGTCACATTAGAGCTTGGAGGAAAATCACCAAATATTATTTTAGAAGATGCTGATCTTTCCAAAGCAATCCCTGGAGCATTCAACGGCATTATGTATAACCACGGACAAAACTGTAGCGCAGGTTCACGCGTATTTGTTCATCGGAAGCATTATGAAACAGTTGTTAGTGAATTAGGGGCAATGGCGAATGAAGTGAAGTTAGGACATGGATTAGACCCTGAAACAGAAATGGGACCGCTCGTATCGAAGAAGCAACAGGAACACGTACTGGGTTATATTAAGAGCGGGATAGAAGAAGGTGCAAAACTTGTCGCGGGCGGCGTGAAAGAATTTGAAAAAGGATATTTCGTAGCACCAACTGTATTTGCAGATGTAACGGATAATATGAAAATCGCACAAGAAGAAATCTTTGGCCCAGTTGTTTCTGTCTTCCCTTTTGATGAGATAGAAGAAGTCATTGAACGGGCAAACAATACACCGTACGGCCTAGCAGCTGGTGTATGGACGGAAAATGTAAAAACAGCACATCAAGTTGCGAATCAATTAAAAGCAGGTACAGTGTGGATTAATAGTTATAACTTAGAAAATGCCGCATCACCATTTGGTGGCTACAAACAATCTGGTATCGGCCGTGAAATGGGATCGTATGCGCTTGATAATTATACGGAAGTGAAGAGTATTTGGGTAAGTTTGGAGTAG
- the dapA gene encoding 4-hydroxy-tetrahydrodipicolinate synthase: MYQTFKGAYPVIITPMNQNEEINWEGLKQNIEHFIQEGVAGLVVNGSTGEFVSLTKEERFRVVETAVEQINGRIPLLVGTAAETTKEAIEYTKQAERAGASGALLINSYYAHPKEEEIYEHFKAVAESVQFPIMIYNNPFTSGVDISTETILRVGRDVENITHVKESSGDIRKVRDITRKGKGDIETFCGADDLVLESFLVGATGWISVAGNAVPKLVTELFDAVQNKELEKAWELYDKILPLCSFIEESGKYVQIIKRVMDLKGQAGGPSRKPRLSLTEDEDKKLQEILENLLTLQK, translated from the coding sequence ATGTATCAAACATTTAAAGGGGCATATCCAGTTATTATTACACCGATGAATCAAAACGAAGAGATTAATTGGGAAGGCTTGAAACAAAATATTGAGCACTTTATTCAAGAAGGCGTAGCAGGTTTAGTTGTTAACGGAAGTACGGGAGAGTTTGTGAGCTTAACGAAGGAAGAACGTTTTAGAGTTGTGGAGACAGCGGTGGAACAAATTAACGGACGTATTCCACTTCTTGTCGGAACGGCGGCTGAAACGACAAAAGAAGCGATTGAATATACAAAGCAAGCAGAAAGAGCTGGGGCAAGCGGTGCACTATTAATTAATTCATACTACGCTCATCCGAAAGAAGAAGAGATTTATGAACACTTTAAAGCAGTAGCGGAATCCGTTCAGTTTCCAATTATGATTTATAATAATCCATTTACATCTGGCGTTGATATTAGCACAGAAACGATCCTTCGTGTCGGTCGTGATGTAGAGAATATTACGCATGTAAAAGAATCGAGCGGTGATATTCGCAAAGTTCGTGATATTACAAGAAAAGGAAAAGGTGATATTGAAACATTCTGCGGTGCGGATGATTTAGTATTAGAATCTTTTTTAGTTGGCGCAACAGGCTGGATTTCAGTTGCAGGTAACGCAGTACCAAAACTTGTAACGGAATTATTTGATGCGGTGCAAAATAAGGAACTTGAAAAAGCGTGGGAGCTATACGATAAAATTTTACCGCTATGTAGTTTTATTGAAGAGTCAGGGAAGTATGTTCAAATCATTAAGAGAGTGATGGATTTAAAAGGGCAAGCTGGTGGTCCATCTCGTAAACCACGTCTGTCATTAACAGAGGACGAAGATAAGAAGTTACAAGAGATTTTAGAAAATCTATTAACATTACAAAAATAA
- a CDS encoding helix-turn-helix domain-containing protein yields the protein MDENIGNKIKALRLEKRMTLKQVSEKTNLSISFISQVERSKSSITLESLKKISEALHVSPSYFFAAEQKSNTSIIRRGQQNEEHVNHSHFVYTNLSGNVLNPHFEPILVTLHPGEIKGNPYSHNGQEFVFILEGILTILLDKEEYDLHPGDSIHMESATPHNWFNHTEKPAKFLFVSSPPMFFKK from the coding sequence ATGGACGAAAATATCGGAAACAAAATTAAAGCTCTTCGCTTAGAAAAAAGAATGACCTTAAAACAAGTATCTGAAAAAACAAATCTATCTATTAGTTTTATTTCTCAAGTAGAGCGTTCAAAATCTTCTATTACACTAGAATCATTGAAAAAAATATCAGAAGCACTTCATGTCAGCCCAAGCTATTTTTTCGCAGCTGAGCAAAAATCAAATACAAGTATCATACGCCGCGGGCAACAAAATGAAGAACATGTAAATCACTCTCATTTTGTTTACACGAATCTTTCTGGGAATGTGTTAAATCCACATTTCGAACCAATTTTAGTAACACTTCATCCTGGTGAAATAAAGGGGAATCCTTATTCTCATAATGGACAGGAGTTCGTGTTTATATTAGAAGGTATACTCACTATTCTATTGGACAAAGAAGAATATGATCTACATCCTGGTGACAGCATTCATATGGAATCTGCTACACCACATAATTGGTTTAATCATACAGAGAAGCCCGCTAAATTTTTATTTGTTAGCTCGCCTCCTATGTTCTTTAAAAAGTAA
- the luxS gene encoding S-ribosylhomocysteine lyase LuxS: MPSVESFELDHTIVKAPYVRHCGVHKVGSDGIVNKFDIRFCQPNKQAMKPDVIHTLEHLLAFNLRKYIDRYPHFDIIDISPMGCQTGYYLVVSGTPTVREVIDLLELTLKDAVQITEIPAANETQCGQAKLHDLEGAKRLMNFWLSQDKDDLEKVFG; the protein is encoded by the coding sequence ATGCCATCAGTAGAAAGCTTTGAATTAGATCATACGATTGTAAAGGCACCTTATGTAAGACATTGTGGTGTTCATAAAGTAGGTAGCGACGGTATTGTGAATAAATTCGATATTCGCTTTTGCCAACCAAATAAACAAGCGATGAAACCAGATGTCATTCATACGTTAGAACATTTATTAGCATTTAATTTACGTAAATATATTGATCGTTATCCGCATTTTGATATTATCGATATTTCACCAATGGGTTGCCAAACAGGATACTATCTTGTTGTAAGCGGGACACCAACTGTTCGTGAAGTCATTGATTTATTAGAACTTACATTAAAAGATGCGGTTCAAATTACAGAAATTCCAGCTGCAAACGAAACGCAGTGTGGTCAAGCAAAGCTTCATGATTTAGAAGGAGCAAAACGCTTAATGAATTTCTGGTTAAGCCAAGATAAAGATGACCTTGAGAAAGTATTTGGTTAA
- the yidD gene encoding membrane protein insertion efficiency factor YidD, with amino-acid sequence MKQIFIGIIRFYQKFISPMKPPTCRFYPSCSHYGLEAFQKHGAFKGFWLTLIRILKCHPFHPGGFDPVPDKKDDKVNT; translated from the coding sequence ATGAAACAGATTTTTATCGGAATCATACGCTTTTATCAAAAATTTATTTCTCCGATGAAACCACCTACATGTCGCTTTTATCCATCATGCTCTCATTATGGATTAGAGGCATTTCAAAAACACGGTGCTTTCAAAGGATTCTGGCTCACACTAATACGTATATTAAAATGCCATCCTTTTCATCCAGGAGGATTTGATCCAGTCCCGGATAAGAAGGATGACAAAGTAAACACTTAA
- a CDS encoding carbonic anhydrase → MKSLEEILQYNEKFVEEKKYEEYEAGKFPNKKMVIISCMDTRLVELLPKAMNMRNGDVKIIKVAGAVISHPFGSIVRSVLVAVYELGAEEICIVGHHDCGMAKIQAGSTIEKMKERGVTEDKLDTIQYSGIDLGKFLQGFSSVEESVEHSVSVLRNHPLLPAEVPVHGLVIHPDTGKLDVVVNGYEA, encoded by the coding sequence ATGAAGTCATTAGAAGAGATTTTGCAGTATAATGAAAAATTTGTTGAAGAGAAAAAATATGAAGAGTATGAGGCAGGAAAATTCCCAAATAAAAAAATGGTAATCATTTCTTGCATGGATACACGTCTTGTTGAATTATTGCCAAAAGCAATGAATATGCGTAACGGTGATGTAAAAATTATTAAAGTGGCAGGTGCTGTTATTTCACATCCATTTGGAAGTATTGTGCGTAGTGTATTAGTTGCTGTATATGAGCTTGGTGCAGAGGAAATATGCATTGTTGGTCATCATGACTGCGGTATGGCAAAAATACAGGCAGGAAGTACAATTGAAAAAATGAAAGAACGCGGCGTAACAGAAGATAAATTAGATACAATTCAATATTCTGGAATCGATTTAGGGAAGTTTTTACAAGGATTCTCTAGTGTAGAAGAAAGTGTAGAACATAGCGTTTCTGTACTTCGTAACCATCCGCTACTTCCAGCAGAAGTACCTGTTCATGGTCTTGTCATTCACCCTGATACAGGAAAATTAGATGTAGTTGTGAACGGCTACGAAGCTTAA